GGTTCTGGCCTTTACCTCCTCAGCACAGTCCTGAGCGTTTCTCCAGAACTTCCTGTTTGCCTGCGGCTGCACAGACAGGACCGGTCCCACCCCGGTCATCTGGCCAGGCccagggagagaggtgggagtCAGCTGCGTTCTCCCCACAGCTCCTCTGGGTTCTTGCCACCCACACACGGGTCCTCTGGGACCAGTTCCATTGGATCCAAGTCAGTTCACAAGAAGGTCAAGGTGACCCAGAAGGGCTTGTGGCCAAGatccttaaactttttttttttttgatttttcaactttCCAAAAAGGCAGAGTAAGTGATGACTTCAGGACATGGAGTTCCAGAGAAAACTGGAGAGAGGAGCGAAGTCTCCTTGAttggggagatggagaaaaatgcCCACAGAGGGTGTGGTCTTTTAGTGTCAACACAGTCAAAAGACCCCTGTGCTATCTACCTGTGTGCCCGCCTGCCTGGTGAGTGCCGGGCCCGCGGGAGCTGTCAACAGAGTCGCAGAATGAATGTTCCTGGAGGTCAGCAACTAAGTCAACACCACGGTTGGAAAATTTCCAGCATGTGGGCCTGGAAAATGTTCTTATTGCAAACAGAGTTTTCCAGGCACTACCATTTCTTCCACAACCTGTGTAAGAGGGCAGAGACTGAATTCATGAGGCAGGAAAGGCTCTGGCTGCCCTTGGGCTGGTCACCAAAGGCCTATCCAATCATTAATTAGATTGTGTCAATGTTTGAGAATTGTTGAAACAGAACATTGTACTGGAACATTTTGTCTGGATATTTTACTGTCCTGCAAATGACATGAAAACATGCTTTTAAAACTGAGGGTTCAGAGACCCTGAGTAACTCAGTTTGGGGCCTCTCTACCAGTCAATTCTGAAGGGACTTCGGTCTGTGACAACAAGTGGGAGAAGCAAACAGCatgctaaaggaaagaagaaattttgccTGCAATGCTGTGTTAGCTACATTGCCAATTCTCCAACATTCTGTGCCCTTGATGCCCCGAGGGGCTGGCGGTTGTGTTCTGCATCGCCAGGGGCTGCCTTCTAGTTGAATTTGGCGAATGGATGCACCAGCGGGTGATTGGAGTGCTGGAGGAGAGAAATGTCAGGTGTTTCCTCTGCTTCTGGACTCTGGCAGTAGCTATGATCTCCTATACGGTCTTTATCAAGGGGTCCATCTGCTGCCCCCACTTCATCAAACACACAGCTTTGGCTCTCACTGGGCTCCTGTAACACTATCCTTTTGCCCCCTTAGATCCACTGTTGCTAGGCTCTAGTTGTCTTGCCTCTGTGAATAGTCCCTTTGACACAGTCTCTTCATTTGAGCCCTCTGCAGGATCTGCTTCTCTGCCGGATCCTGACAGAAATAGGCCAACTTCCTGGTCATAACAAGTTTCTTGAGGGAAGTAAATTTCACACACTCAGCATTATTGCTGTTGCTTGTTCCTGACGTTTGATTTTTCCTTATGGGAGAGATTGTCTTTGTGCATACTGGCAATCTGAAAGACGGCAGGGTGCAGAGCAGGGAGCTGTGGACGAAAGTGCTGGAAGGCTCCCGCACACAGGTGCAGCAAGATGGTGAGCTGTGCAGCGGGCAGGGTCAAGAGATGGGAAAAGGAGGGCAGGGTAGCAGAACACAAGCATAAGAGACACAGACATGCTCTGCCCGGATTGTGGAGCATGTGGTCCAGCAAACAGCTTGCAGCTGACATGAACTTCCGGGTCTGCCTCAGCGCAGAGGAACGCCTCGTGCAAGCTCATCCCTTACCAGAGCAGCTTGACTGGGCAGGCAGGGATATAAAGGCACGCTAACTGGCTATCCTCCACTGTGGCTGATGCTTCGCTCAACAGCTTCCTCTGCACAATCctgcatttccttctttccttcgtGAGTATTGGCCTCTAATAAACGTCTTGCACCCAAATTCCATCTTACTCTCTGCTTCCTGAGAACCCACCCTATGACAGTAAGTTCAGTAGAATTCATAGCCAGAGCAGCAAAAGCCGACATTAAAATAACTGGCTTTTGTGTGTTTCAAGGAGCCTTCAGGCTTTCTTTACGTGGAGGCAGAGGAACTCCTGGAGGGCACAAGAGAGTGTGAGCGCTGGCCATTCCTGCCGAGGGATTCCAGTTCTAAGAAGTTATAAACGTGTGGAGGGTTATTTGAGAATAATCTGAGTCTGGGTTTGGTTAGAAAACCGGGACAAACAAAAGGAACATTTAGGAGGTAAAATTATGGAAGATGAGGGTTAAGAAGGAAGTGTTTTCTGTATCCCTCTTTACAAAGCGGAAACAAACTGCTAGGAGGGAAATACAAGTTTGAGGAGTTTGAAGTGTCTGTGTGCCTGATGCTGACCTTGAGCTCTGGAGCAGTACGTGCAATTTCTAGGGAAAGGAGACAAGCCAAGGCAACTGGAAACATCTTTATTCACTTTGTGAGCTGGGCTTCTCATCCTTTTCTGTTGCACTGCTAAAATCAGACCCACGGAGACATCTTTTGTTCCCCTCCCAACATCCCAGTACCTGCACCCTCCCTGGGGCTCAAACTCAATGGGCTTATTGAAAGTCAGCAGAGCTCACCCGAGAAGGAGTTGCCCTTTCCCGGCTTCGTCACCTGGTCCCATGTCTCACTCCCCCACTGCTGGAAATTTCACGTCTAACCTCCTGCCCCTCTCATTCCTTCCTGCTTATACCCTTTCCTGGTTGCTTCTCAGAATCCAAGTGGGTGGCTTGGTTCTGTGGGTGGCTTGGTTTAAATACGAGTCTCAATTCCACCATGTGCCACCCTGGTACTGCCTCTGAGGCAACAGGAAGCACTCAAGAAAAATATTACCCCCTTCTGAGTGGGTGGATGCTGAGGGGAGGTGTCAGATCCCTGGCCGGAAATGTTATAACCCATATCAGAACCCAAGGTCAGGGCAAAGTCAGGGCTTCTGCCAAGAACCGTTCTTCCCTGTGGATGGTCAATAGGGTCCACCCAGACTGAGGTCATGCCTGCTTCCAGACACACCTGAGGCTCATTTATGACATCAGAGTTGCACCGTCTGCCTTGAATTGAATCTCATGTCCCTGCCTCTGGTCTTGTGCATCTCAAGTCCAGCATAGCTACAGAGACATCTCCCCACCTCTAACAGCCTGCTAAGCCTGCCCATACAATCAGATGAATTAGAAGCCCAGAATGTTCTCACCTCTGGCACATGCCTTTGGCTTTAGCTCATGTTTTCGTGTGTCTCCGTGTGCTATAAGTCACCTAACAAAACCAGCCTGTATCCTGTGCCTCCCAGTCGGCACTCTGATGAAGGcatttctcccattttccttttctctcctctccctttccataTTGGGGAGGGAAATAGCACTTTGAGAGCAAGACCTAAATATGGTGATGGTGCACGGCCAGAGTCGGGGCACATGGGGAGAGAGTCGCAAGGACAAATTACTTTGATATTTTCCAAGTCATGTTTAATGATTTCATACTGGCCAATTCTTCCCCAAGTCTGCCCAGCTCAGGAACCCATTTTCCAACCAAAAGATCGAAGGAAACatacttttcagttttcaaaattttattgagatgttGGGGAAAAACAGCCAACATATACATTCATTTCGTCACGATTGGCATTTTATCCACATGATAGGCTCTCTCTGGCTTTGATCTGACTTCAGGTCTCCTTGGCAGTCCCCCTTCGGTTGTCCTCTCGCTGCCTGGTGTTGTTTGAAGTCCACCAGGGCAGAGCCCGCTGGTGGGGTCACACGTGGGAGCGGTAATTGCGATTGGCTGTGGAGGAAGGACATGTGTGCAACAGGGACGCGGGTTAGAAGGTACACATTTATCCTCTTCCTGCCTGAATGTGAATTTCATCAGGAATGAAATTCAGGCTGAGCTTTCAGGGTCCTGTAACAGCTAACTTTAAGAGGGCAGGCCCGGGACCGCAGGTTCCCCCACGTTTGACTGCTCCCCTCCTCATCCCTCACTCACCATCATCGCCCCTTTTTCTACTCTTCAGGCTGCCCTTCCGGTATTTTCTTTTGCTGCCACCTCTCTTGACTCCCTTGTGGGGAGCTCGGTTCTTGCCCCTCCTCATGCCATGACTCTTTAGTTTGCGGCTGGTCGACATTGTAATTTCTGCCAAAATGAGGGGCTTTGCAGGGCCGGGAGGCCGCGGGCCTGGGTATTTAAGGCCTTAGCCATTGTGACTGTGAAGGGGCGTGGCTCAGCAGGAGGGTGGGGCTCCACTGTGATGTAACCAGCCTTTGTTACACTTTGGTCATAGATGTGAAATAAGGGGTCCCTTTAGTGCAGCTCAAGGCTACCCTCAATTTTGAGGTCCTTTTTATGTTCAATGAGGCTTTTCAGACAGGTGTTACTGAGACAGGTGTTAAAttccagccctgtgctgggctggTGTCTGAGGAGTGGGAGAGACTGTTAGAATGCATCTCCTGCCTGTAGGAAATGTAGTGGTTGTcaagtgtgtgtatatgcacGTGTGTTTGAGTCTCTTTGACAGCTTTGGGAGATTACAAATGTATGCCTATAAGGACTTGACTCTAGGAAATCCAATTCAATatggtgaaaatataaatattccctCTCTTTCATCTAAATCAGGAtttttcaacctcagcactgcTGACATTCTGGGCTGAGTACTTTTgtgggactgtcctgtgcattgtaggatgttcgGCAatatctctggcctctacccattcGATGCTAGTAGAGCCCCTGGAGGTGAGAgaaccaaaaatatttccaaacagtGCCTTGTGGGGAGGGGCGCAATCATACCGTCATCCTTGGTTGAGAACCATTTCTCAACCATCTCAAAAttgtcagcaaatatttatcgaggTCATAGTATGTGCCATGCACTTAGGTGCGGGGAAAATAGTGGTGGATAAGAACAGACATAAACTCTGTGTTCATGGGGGCTTTCAAGCTAGTTGGGGAGAAAGCTGTTGATCAGACATCTGCACAGTAAGTCAGTAAATAATTACTTCCCAACACAGTGTAGGATAATTACATACCAACATGGCACAGGATAGAGTTGGAGAGCGAGGCGGAGACTAGACAAGGCTCAATCACATTGGGAAAGCCATGGAAGAATGTTTAAGAGGATGACCTGATGGAATAAGAGGCTGCTGGGTCAGGGATGAGTTGATGAGGAAGCAAGTGTCTAAAGGGAGAGGCTATTGCCAATAGTACTGGTtcaggagagagaaatatttgaTAATGGTTTGGCCTGGGCCAGAGAGGGTGTTCGTTGGGATATAGAGATGTAGACGGGAGACAAAGATGTGGTGATGGATCAGATTTAGTTGATGAGAGCAGAAGGTGTCAAAAGTGTGGCTTTTGCTGCTGTGCAATGTGGCTATTTGGATGCTGGTGCCACGCATTGAGATAAAGGCCAGGCATGGGAACACTGATGATCGTGAGTTTTGGTCTAAGACATTTCAGATGTGAGGTGCCTTTGAGATTTTCAAATAGAGATACTGAAGGATTGTTGGCAtatgggtctggagctcagagcaGAAGTCTAAGCTGGAGACACCCATGATTCCCAACTTCCCTGATAATGAATTCATCATCAACCTTTTCTTCTTCCACCTTTATACCTTCCATTGAGTccttatgaaaattattttagtaaatttgataactatttcttctttctgtccctccttctctctcctctgccatccTCCTCATTCCGGAACCAAGCACCTTACAAGTGGGAAGTTCTTAGCAAAAGCTGGTTGAAGAGAAGAATGTAGTTCAAGCCCCACTCTCTGTATTTCTGATGTCTAGAGATAAGACAAATCATGTTTTGAAACCCAGATTCCTTGAAAAGCCATTGTAAAGGAGACGCTTTCCACTTTCCTGTTTCCGGGCAAGTCTCTCTGGAGACCTTCTGTTGAGAGTGTTATCCAcccagagagggaggggctcTAGGAATCAGGCTGCTGCCTTGTCTCCTTGGATCCTGGGAACTTTTCTGTCCACTCCAGCCTAGTGGTTCCTCCTACAAGTAAGCTCCATGGAAGCAGGAATTCAAAAATTGTGTTCACTACTGTATATTCCCAGGACATTGAACAGTCCTGCCACCGAGTAGGAGCCCAATCAGGATTTGTGGACAATTTGCTGAATAAAAAGTCCTATTTTTCTGCCTATCCTATTCCACCCCATTTTGTCCCATCCCTCCAAGGAAGATTTTCCTGGCTTCAAATTTTCATTGTCCTTTGAAATTTGTCCTAAGTCCATGGGTAATATTGTCCTCAAAGTCTGAACAACCAGCCCTAATTATGTGAAACCCTGTCTTGTGGCTACATTGTTATGTCACATTTATGAGTCTGATCTCAGCAAGAGGCAGCGTGTTTGGTTCCTGTCCTGACTGCACCATGAACATCACTTCTCTGGACTTCAGCTCTCTTTGTCAATAAACTGGTTGGGTTTGGTGATCTCTGAGCCTCTCTGACTTTTGTGGTAGCCTCCTTGTAGTTAGGACTGAAGtctttatttctacttcatttCCCACAGGTACTGACGTGATCcacagtaggtggtcaataaacatttgttcattCTAGCTACTTTGGTGTTATGAGGACAAACAGTTTAAGACAGAGTGGCTTTGTGTATTAAGTGGGAGCATTTCTAGATAAGGAAGGTGAAAAGAATATTATCTCTAAACAGGCCCTCTGGTGCTCCGTGTTGGCCTCTCATGCCTGAGCCTGCTGGCTAAAACGTTTGCAGAGGAACCGGCCTCTTTAGTTTGAGAGGCATTTTCTGAATGGTCCTGGGGACTGGATAATATTTCTCTCCTCCACTCCTTCCCATCCCCAGAAGATCTGCTCTGCCAAGGAGAAGCTGAGATCACAGGTTAGAAGGTGGCCAGACTTGAGAACTgatgaaacaaacaaagaagtCTCCTTTGCATAGTGTTAAGGAGAAGGTGTAGTTTCAGACACCATGCTGAGAAACTCAAGCAGCGGAAAGCCCAGTGTGTGTGGGGGCAACTCACAGGCCAGTCGGGAGTGGGGCTCTGGGGGTGTTTGGGTTGGCTTCTGGGCCAGACTTCCCggagtgaggacacagcagggttGAGCGTTGGGCACTGCtacctgtctctgtttctctttccatttctgccCCAGTGTTGTCTGAGCCAATGGCAATTTAGATAGAGCACAATGAGCTCCCCTCTGACCTTTAGTGGACATAGAACTGGCTTTTGCTTGAGAACCGTCTATTATCCCAGTCCGCTGACTGTCTCTTCACCTTTTCTTCTGTGCTCtcttttttcgtttttctttttagatgaagaaactgaggcacagaggagctgTATGAGCTACTTCAAATAACCCAGATCAAGAGTAGCAGAGACACCCCAATAAACCTGTTTCTTCCATACTGTGGCTTCCTGGTGggtcttggtttttgtttttcttgatgaaAGGAAATAGATATTTTCTGATAGGTACTGGGAAATAGAGAACTTTATGAATTCCTGGACTTTTTAGAAGAAGAGCTATCAGCCCCTTCTCTTTTGGGGCTGAGTGTTATCTTGCCTGGAGACAGGGTGGATGGACAGAATGGTGTCTTTATCTCTTAGAAGGATGGCCACAGTGGAAAGGCTTGGAGGCCAGTGCTCCCATTGGCCCTTTCTTAGGTTAGGAAGGGGCTTTGGGCTCCTTCACTGTTTTGGAAGTCAGATCTCTAGTTGGGTCCCATCTCCCCTCTCCAATTCAAACTCACTCCATTAATTTTCCTGGGGAGTCCAATGGCTGGACTTCCTGGGGCTGAGTCTTCCCAGCAGGCCGGGAATTGGGGCTTATTAAGAGGGAACATGGAAAAGTTGCTGACAGTCCTTACACATGTTGATGACTCAGTCTGAATCCCTCTCTGAAACCTAAGTCTCTCCAGAtgttgacctcagctgggaagtgGGGACCTTCTACTCTGTTCACATGCACGTCCCATCTTCTCtgcctttgctgctgctgctgctgctcttcagGCAGGCAAGGGGGGGCGGGGGAGCTCAGGGATGGGCTGGTGGAGGGGGAAGCTGCTGAAAGAGGGGAGTCACCAAGGGGCAGAGCTCTCTGAGCTTGGGACTCATCTGGTGTGTCAGTTggcaataaagagaaacaaagagccCAAGGCCAAGTGgtggttttcaaagaaaaaggaagaagggaccTCAACTCCATTCGCCTCTTCCCATCCAGTTCTGGGAAACAAGGGAGCATCTTTGTTCCGACCATGGTCTGGGTTCTGCCTGAAGATTTGTTGGGAGTCTCTCCCATTTGTCTTCCAGGCTACTCTCCCATCCCTTCTGACTGTGTGCCCAAACTGTTTTCCCACAAGCAATTCCTATTTTTCAGGAAGAGATTGGGCTGCTAAAACGCAGAAGACTCATCACATGGGTGGTGGCCCTGGGAGGCTCCTCGGGGACCATCTGGCCCTGTCCTTTGGGAGGTCAAGAGGCTTATCTAAGGGCTTCACCCAGGCAGGGAAAGAGCCATGACTGGGCCCAAGACTGCTGATTCCCAAGCTGAAGACTGCTCACCACTGCATACTGCCTTCCCTACTTGACTCTCTGCtctatttgctttctctcttgtcCATGTGCTGCTAGGATCACAGTGAAGGAATCTAATCCtaaagggagaggaagaactTGGAAAAAGCAGAGACTCTTCTTAGAGGTAGGGTGTGAATTTGGAGGTCCTCTGGACAAATTGAAAGCTCTCATTTGGCGAAAAGTCAAattctcatttgcttttttgttatttttggatTTCAGAAAAATGATTTGACTATTTCCTTTTGTCACCACTAACAATAAGGCCACATAGTGTTGTAGtacacaaataaaattcaaattttgtgtTTCAGAAGGTTCCAAATACAGTTTTCACATTAACAACAACCGTTCACCCACTGACCTTAATCCCCATCTATAAGATAGTGAAGAAGATGCTGTTCCTTCCCAGAATACTCTGGGAATACAGCTCCCTTCAGCCATATGACAAAAATAGGCCTACATCTTAGGGTATTATCAAGGAGTTGTTATGGTATGAAAATATTACAAGCATTAAATCACTTGGCTCCATGTAATCTTTAGGAACAAATGTGTTTTAATCCATCTACCAACTGGAGTGAGGAACTTTGCATTGGGAGGGTTGCTAGAGAACAATTTCATAATAAATAGATCTGGCGACAAAGGgtaacttggccaaagtcacaaaTTATAGGCAAAGTTGGATCTCAAGCCCAGATCTGCTAATCCCCACTGTGTCATGAGGCACTACTGTTGAGATTTCTGGcctgttttttcctgtttttctctcttcatgtTCTGAGAGCTGCATGCCAGTGTCCATTGCCCTCTTGAAATCATCCCACCCGCCAAAGAGTCATGTCATTGAGTTTGAGGACACCTGACCTTATGAAAGTGGGAAAAGTTGCCACTCAAAGGGCCTAAGGACCAGAGAGACAGACTGAAGTTTTCATGCATGAAGGTCAATGCCCTCATAATTGATGACTTCAAAGCACTGTGACCAACATGCTGGTAGAGTACATTGGACAGAGAAGACTCTCAATATTTCTGggatatttttaacataaatgccTTGTGATAACTCTACTGATCAAGGTTGGGTCAAGAAAGATCACAACTCAGTTGCTCTTTGACTTGATTTGCTGACACTCTACTTCCCACTGTTAATGGTGCTCAGTTGAGGGTGAAGGAGAGGAGATAGGTGGCAAGAATAATTTCACTTTGTCTTTTGAGGATCTTGAAAAACAGACAGAGAAGGCTTGCTTGACAATATCATTGCCTATTTGGTTTCCATATTGTTCTTTCGGGCAGAATTCTCAAATTTGGAAAAGTAGATTTAGTTGCATTTATACTAAGGACAGGGAAAAAGTAACTCCCTCACTGCCTTTTCTAGTCCTAGAATTCTGTGGTCCAAAGCACAAAGCTCTAGTGACACTTTGCCCTGCACACACTCTACGCGGGGTCAGCAGGGATGACTGGCCTAgtaaaatcttcaaaacaaagcCTTCATTTTCAGCAAGAACCAAATAAAGACCCAGATCCTTTGAGTGTTGCAGTGATAAGATTTTATTGGTCAAGCAACTCCCAATACTGGGCagccttatttttgttttggggggaaatGCGGAAGGTAATGCCACTGAGATGTCCTGGAGTACTGGTAAGGACTGTGTCACCAGGCAGAAATATTTGTTTCCTCAGTGGACCACTGTCCTGAAATAGTGATAGTGGCATTTTCTTCATGCTACAAGGAAGTAAAGACAAATTTGAGGTTATAAAGCTCCCTGGTTAGCTTAGAGGAATCTGAGAAGGTGCTTCGTGGGGTGGGGAGGCGCACATGAGGCCAACTTGacattttccagatttttccttAGACATTTGTTACCCCTTTAGATACCATTTGGTCTGGCTTGCTTGCAATTTCCTGTGATGCCTGCTCCAGGTAGGTCAtgtctccccagaaccacctacatTATTTGTGGGTCCCAGTTCAAGATGGAAATGCCTCTTGTTAAAAGAACACTTTCAAGATGGTGACGGCAGAGCATAAACCAAGCCTGAGATCCCCTGAGCATAGGGTCATTTGTGACTGTTCAGGTCCTGGGACTATGAAGCCCGCCCTGTCCCTCCTGATGTAAGGCATTACTCATGGTAAACATCCACATAACTACATTGAAAGATCCTTATTCATCTTTCTAGTCTAGGTTAGCTGGTCAATATCTTATTCACAATGGGGGCAGGATGAATACTTGCACACGGCTTGCTTCTCACTGAGGCCATGCCATGTGCCTGAGAATGAATGAAGCCTCTTCAGTAATGGCTCcatcaccccctcctccctcccttcctcacacACGTCCTCCAACTACTCCCTATACTCCTCCTACACTCCCTCAGAACCACACATTCAAGAGCCTTGCCCATTGCAAGCCTCCTTCTGCTCTGTGCTCTTCTTGGGGgtgctcttctttctctgatgCTCCTGCAGGAAGCCCACCGAGTCCGGGGGAGGGGCATCGCTGCTGTATGCTGGTGTGGTTGCACTTAGTCTGGTAGATGTTAGAAGCTTCATGCGGGCTTTCCGGTCATTTACCTGAAGATGGTATTCTGAGCCTTGAGacggggatgggggtggggggccacCTGTAAAGAAACTAGGCCACTGTTACTTAGACTTCCCCAATCTGGGATGTCACAAAGTCTATATGAGATCAGCAGCCAAACCTACAGCAGAAGGACCGAGCAGTGAGACTCAGGATGACTTCCTTCAACATTTAGTCAGACTGATTTTCTGGATCCAAGCCTCACAATCTACTAAATTTGGGCAAATTGTTGCACTTCTCCTGGTCGTAAAAATCTTCTGTTAGTTAAAGCCAGAAGGACAGGGACTTATTGGCAATCCTGttattttactaatgaggaaactaagtGCCGAGTTGGACTTTACTTCCTTGCAGGCTCAGAGCTTCAGGAAATTTCTCAAGGATGCATAAATACTGAACAGCAGAGCTAGGAATTAAGCCCACATCTACTTAATTTTAGTACTTGTTCACAATGTCTCCTGCTGTATTTGCTGCCATGGTAGGGAGAGACAAGGAGATGAATCACATCTCTTAGGTGGGTGACACCCTTAGGAGGGTGACATATTTTACTTAATGTTTACTATGAACAGAGAGATGAACAAAAGACTTGATTATCAAAGCCCAGAGGAGGCTAACTCGAGTCGGTCGTGGGGATGGAGAAGAAGGGATGAGTTATAAAATACTGGGGGGACTGATGAGATGTGGAGGGCCATGAAGGGAAAGTGTGAATCCTAGACTTCTGCCCTGAGTGAATGACTGCTAGGAGGATAGCGGAACAGGAGCTATATTTGGACAGGAAGTATTGGTTTTAGTTTTGCACAGATTGAGATGTCTACTGGACAGATCCAATGTCCACTTAGATGCCCAGAGGACAAATTCGATACAGGTAACTAGCTCAGAAGAGCAACTGGGGCTGGTAATGTGGATTTGGGCACTGGCAAAGTAGAGTTTTGTGTAGCTGAATTTATGGGAGTAGATGTGATGGTCTAGGGACAAAATGATGGGATTTATCAGCCTTTGGGTTTTTCAGAGGAGAGAGCTGAAGCagactgagagaagagaagaaaactcaggaaaCAGGGGAGTTGCAAAGTAACGGGAAGGAGTTCAAAGATGGAGCTGCCAAACTTGGGGTAGTCATAACACTTATCTGGAACCTGCTAAGAGTCAGGCACTGTGCGAGCACTTGAGGAGCCTCACCTTGTTTTTCAGTCCTCACCTTTCCTGACCCCGTGGAGCACTTGACGATTAGGTTCCTGTGGAGACAGAGCAGTGGGTGTGGTCAGGAGTGCAATGGGtagaagagaggcaggaggtgaggcAGTGGAGGGCGAGGCTGGATTGAACAGAGGAAGGTAAGCCTCTCTCCAGCAGCtaccctctccttcccttcacagCTGAGCTTCTCAAAAGACGGGGCTTTGTTCAACCACCATTGCTCTGCCATAGAAAATGGCAGGCTTCTCCTTGCTCTTCTGGCTTCACTTTACCCATGGGTCTTTTACCCCTGCCTGACCTCAAGCTTCTCTTTCAGCTGTAGAGAAGTCTGCAGTTTGGGATGGACATCCAGTCTCAACTAGTCCttgttatttcacctctctgccttcctgcagGCACCTTACACTCTCGGAGTACCAAGCCAAGATAAGGGcttctgcctggaacagtgcctgggatG
This DNA window, taken from Equus przewalskii isolate Varuska chromosome 5, EquPr2, whole genome shotgun sequence, encodes the following:
- the TNP1 gene encoding spermatid nuclear transition protein 1, translating into MSTSRKLKSHGMRRGKNRAPHKGVKRGGSKRKYRKGSLKSRKRGDDANRNYRSHV